In a genomic window of Allomeiothermus silvanus DSM 9946:
- the smpB gene encoding SsrA-binding protein SmpB, which translates to MASMENRRARHDYEILETYEAGLSLQGTEVKSLRAGQVDFTGSFARFEGEELFLENLYIAPYEKGSYTNHDPRRLRKLLLHRHELDKLRSRVEQKGLTLVPLKIYFNDRGYAKLLLGLARGKRAYQKKADDKKQAVQRALEDW; encoded by the coding sequence ATGGCTTCCATGGAAAACCGCCGAGCGCGGCATGATTACGAAATCCTCGAGACCTACGAGGCTGGCTTGTCCCTGCAGGGAACCGAGGTCAAGTCGTTGCGGGCCGGGCAGGTAGACTTCACCGGCAGCTTCGCTCGGTTTGAGGGAGAAGAACTTTTCTTGGAAAACCTGTATATCGCTCCCTACGAGAAGGGCTCTTATACCAACCACGATCCACGGCGGCTACGCAAGCTGCTCTTGCACCGCCATGAACTCGATAAGCTACGCTCGAGGGTTGAGCAGAAGGGGCTTACCCTGGTCCCCCTCAAGATCTATTTTAACGATCGGGGTTATGCCAAGCTCCTGCTGGGCCTGGCCCGAGGGAAGCGGGCGTATCAGAAAAAAGCCGACGATAAAAAGCAGGCCGTGCAGCGGGCCCTGGAAGATTGGTAA
- a CDS encoding HAD family hydrolase, protein MIQLVALDLDGTFYAGPRLGVPESAWAAIERGKRAGLRFAVCTGRPQGGYGLEWARRMEPEGVHIFNDGASICDALGRPLHYEPLPNLAQIVELARKHRIPFDVLTESGGRYYEADLIPPGIEEHVAMVGVPARSAVLERLDETVVRSWWVAADPTDWEVAKPDLEAVPDIDLAEYLSPREAIVGIIRKGVSKATGLEWLARYYGLDIGEIAMIGDSDNDLTALRCAGLGIAMGNAVEAVKAVSDHIVGHVRENGFAEAIEHILEYNYAAR, encoded by the coding sequence TTGATCCAGCTCGTCGCCCTCGACCTCGATGGAACTTTCTACGCCGGGCCCCGGCTAGGGGTCCCAGAGAGCGCCTGGGCCGCGATTGAGCGGGGAAAGCGTGCGGGGCTGCGTTTTGCGGTCTGTACCGGCAGACCCCAGGGTGGCTATGGGCTAGAGTGGGCTAGGCGGATGGAGCCGGAAGGAGTCCATATCTTCAACGACGGAGCCTCGATCTGTGACGCCCTGGGGCGACCCCTGCACTACGAACCCCTGCCCAACTTGGCCCAGATCGTCGAGCTGGCGCGCAAGCACCGGATCCCTTTCGACGTGCTGACTGAGAGCGGCGGACGCTACTACGAGGCTGACCTGATCCCACCGGGCATCGAAGAGCACGTAGCGATGGTGGGGGTTCCGGCTCGGTCGGCGGTGCTTGAGCGGCTAGACGAAACCGTGGTGCGGAGTTGGTGGGTGGCCGCTGACCCCACCGATTGGGAGGTGGCCAAGCCGGACCTCGAGGCAGTCCCGGATATCGATCTCGCCGAGTACCTCTCCCCTCGCGAGGCCATCGTGGGGATCATCCGTAAGGGTGTCTCCAAAGCCACCGGACTGGAGTGGCTAGCCCGCTACTACGGACTGGATATCGGCGAGATCGCCATGATCGGCGACTCCGACAACGACCTGACCGCCCTGCGCTGCGCCGGGCTAGGAATCGCTATGGGCAACGCCGTCGAAGCGGTCAAGGCAGTTTCCGACCATATCGTGGGGCACGTCCGCGAGAACGGTTTCGCCGAGGCCATCGAGCACATCCTGGAGTACAACTATGCCGCTCGCTGA
- a CDS encoding PhzF family phenazine biosynthesis protein, whose amino-acid sequence MAKARIPYLLVDAFTDTPGGGNRVALVLDARGMSSEEMHQITQRLGYPQVAFVTDWLGGSYSVRFFTPSGEVEFAGHAAIALALTLVRQGMAREGETRLFLRTPVETLPVELEYEAGVPVKAILRGPSPRFRDPPQWRDIQEVMEVLGVGDRYLHRGLPYGVAFTGLWSLFLPFVAPGLVDEVEPEMERLGELCARLEVSTLHAYAPLGPRTFYARDFAPLLGIPEDPVTGSANAALGALLARAGVVPRREGAVNLTVLQGHRLGMPGTVEVRVEFSAGGEPYRVFIGGKAVHIDSSGLEP is encoded by the coding sequence ATGGCTAAAGCCCGAATCCCCTATCTGTTAGTGGATGCCTTCACCGACACCCCCGGCGGGGGTAACCGGGTAGCCCTGGTGCTGGATGCGCGGGGGATGTCCTCGGAGGAGATGCACCAGATCACCCAGCGGCTCGGGTACCCGCAGGTGGCCTTCGTCACCGACTGGCTAGGCGGGAGCTACTCGGTGCGGTTTTTCACCCCTAGCGGCGAGGTGGAGTTCGCTGGGCATGCCGCTATCGCCTTGGCCCTGACTTTGGTGCGGCAAGGGATGGCCCGGGAGGGAGAAACCCGCCTATTCTTGCGCACTCCGGTGGAAACCTTGCCGGTGGAACTGGAGTACGAAGCTGGGGTCCCGGTCAAGGCGATTTTGCGCGGGCCTTCCCCGCGCTTCCGCGACCCGCCGCAGTGGCGGGATATCCAGGAGGTGATGGAGGTACTGGGGGTGGGCGACCGTTACCTGCACCGGGGGTTGCCTTATGGGGTAGCTTTTACCGGGCTTTGGTCGCTCTTTTTACCCTTTGTGGCGCCGGGATTAGTGGACGAGGTAGAGCCAGAGATGGAGCGGCTGGGGGAGCTCTGTGCCCGGCTCGAGGTCTCCACCCTCCACGCCTATGCCCCTCTGGGGCCCCGCACCTTTTACGCCCGCGACTTCGCTCCTCTGTTGGGCATCCCCGAAGACCCCGTGACCGGTTCGGCCAACGCTGCTCTGGGGGCCCTGCTGGCAAGGGCCGGGGTGGTTCCCCGGCGCGAAGGGGCGGTCAATCTGACCGTGCTCCAGGGCCACCGCCTGGGGATGCCCGGAACAGTAGAGGTGCGGGTAGAGTTCAGCGCAGGAGGAGAACCCTACCGGGTATTTATCGGAGGGAAAGCCGTCCACATCGACAGCAGCGGGCTCGAGCCCTAA
- a CDS encoding HAD family hydrolase — translation MTLVIGLVLIDVDGTLYGPDGVPDCAWAAAELARAAGIHLAVCTGRPGRGFALEYARRLDPTGLHIFESGAVVVGSSGLERVFPLPAEAYQSLLELSRLAGLPFEVYTAEGGFYRESEHPYLLAHERMLGFPAEVRDLERVPGQIIRVQYVVELGGAWEVLRQRVLKVAGVELHEATSPGIPGVGFNSVTAQGVSKLSAAAWLAERYGLTLEETAMVGDGENDLELIRTAGLGIAMGNAPASVKAAARYVVPRVEECGLAEALRRVIADNRADAPSPTIR, via the coding sequence ATGACCCTCGTGATCGGTTTGGTTTTGATCGATGTGGACGGAACCCTATACGGGCCAGACGGAGTTCCCGATTGCGCCTGGGCCGCCGCCGAGCTGGCCCGCGCAGCGGGGATCCATTTGGCAGTGTGTACCGGGCGACCTGGGCGGGGGTTTGCCCTCGAGTACGCCCGACGGCTGGACCCAACGGGCCTGCATATCTTCGAGTCAGGGGCAGTGGTAGTGGGAAGTAGCGGCCTCGAGCGGGTCTTTCCCCTTCCCGCGGAGGCTTACCAAAGCCTGCTCGAGCTTTCCCGCCTGGCTGGCCTTCCTTTTGAGGTCTATACCGCCGAGGGGGGCTTCTACCGCGAAAGCGAACATCCCTACCTGCTGGCCCACGAGCGGATGCTGGGTTTTCCGGCTGAGGTGCGCGACCTGGAGAGGGTACCCGGCCAGATCATCCGGGTGCAGTACGTGGTGGAACTCGGAGGGGCCTGGGAGGTGTTGCGCCAGCGGGTACTAAAAGTCGCCGGGGTGGAACTCCACGAAGCCACCAGCCCAGGCATACCCGGGGTGGGCTTCAACTCGGTAACGGCGCAGGGGGTCTCCAAGCTTTCGGCAGCGGCCTGGCTGGCCGAGCGGTATGGCCTCACCCTGGAAGAGACCGCCATGGTCGGCGACGGCGAGAACGATCTCGAGCTGATCCGCACGGCGGGGTTGGGCATCGCCATGGGCAACGCCCCGGCTTCAGTCAAGGCGGCGGCGCGATACGTGGTGCCCAGGGTTGAAGAATGCGGCTTGGCCGAGGCTCTGCGGAGGGTGATAGCAGACAACCGCGCGGATGCCCCTTCCCCGACGATCCGATGA
- a CDS encoding N-acetylmuramoyl-L-alanine amidase family protein codes for MRMYISRSLIGALLSLAIGLAQNPTPAPISPPLQTRPAVLGSLESYVAYPAGAGVPYAPASQLAKALGLGYLGGGSRLSLSIGSRVASFTVYPSEAQAVSGGGAWQRSGGIWVPLPLLARTLDLFYEVRGREIAVGLKPARLLGAVVTQSEGVERITLQLDRDVSARLLSDDRVGLVGVTGGEAEGVTINSVAYGLEVGLPGSGPARLYFLPRQVVVERGNPKGSRIPLVVIDPGHGGADPGTIQSGIREKDLTLNLAQTLRTLLAPSGIRVSLTRQGDQALSLQDRANAGAFAQVLLSVHVTPGDRVNLYTNPNQGKLLFISKGRQLLPNTPEPRKSLLLGYVSPEGSSTDFAKLLSEEISAVGVVSALGEGDYLALSQNGGAAVLVEFGFDNVSTPQGRQQLAQAMANAILKYLGRFQPTNSAPGTNPPPSSQPKPGGNP; via the coding sequence ATGCGGATGTATATCTCCAGGAGCCTGATAGGAGCGCTGCTCAGCTTGGCCATCGGGCTGGCTCAGAATCCCACCCCAGCACCTATTTCCCCACCGCTACAAACCCGTCCGGCGGTGCTGGGTAGTCTTGAAAGCTACGTAGCTTACCCCGCGGGTGCAGGGGTGCCTTATGCCCCTGCATCCCAGCTTGCCAAGGCTTTGGGGCTCGGCTATCTGGGAGGGGGAAGCCGCCTCAGCTTGAGCATTGGCAGCCGAGTAGCGAGCTTTACCGTCTACCCGAGCGAAGCCCAGGCGGTGAGCGGCGGGGGAGCTTGGCAACGCTCTGGAGGCATATGGGTTCCGCTGCCCCTCCTGGCCCGCACCCTCGATCTGTTTTACGAGGTCCGGGGCCGCGAGATAGCGGTGGGGCTCAAACCGGCCCGGCTGTTGGGTGCGGTGGTAACCCAGTCCGAGGGGGTCGAGCGGATCACCCTGCAGCTCGACCGGGACGTGTCGGCCCGGCTCTTAAGCGACGACCGGGTGGGTCTGGTAGGGGTGACGGGTGGAGAGGCAGAAGGGGTGACGATCAATTCGGTGGCCTATGGCCTCGAGGTCGGCCTCCCCGGTAGCGGCCCCGCGCGGCTTTACTTCCTGCCCCGCCAGGTAGTGGTAGAGCGGGGCAACCCCAAGGGCTCGAGGATCCCCCTAGTGGTGATCGACCCCGGCCATGGCGGGGCAGATCCGGGAACGATCCAGTCGGGGATTCGCGAGAAGGACCTGACCCTCAATCTAGCCCAGACCCTGCGCACCTTGCTGGCCCCCAGCGGGATTCGGGTGAGCCTGACCCGGCAGGGTGACCAGGCACTCTCGCTGCAAGACCGGGCCAATGCTGGGGCCTTCGCCCAGGTGCTGCTGAGCGTGCACGTAACCCCGGGCGACCGGGTGAACCTCTATACCAACCCCAACCAAGGGAAGCTGCTGTTCATCAGCAAGGGCCGCCAGCTCCTCCCCAATACCCCCGAGCCGCGCAAGAGCCTGCTCCTTGGCTACGTCTCACCGGAGGGCTCGAGCACTGATTTCGCCAAGTTGCTGAGCGAGGAGATCTCCGCGGTGGGGGTTGTAAGCGCCCTAGGCGAAGGGGACTACTTGGCACTCTCGCAAAATGGCGGGGCCGCGGTGCTAGTCGAGTTCGGCTTTGACAACGTTTCCACTCCCCAGGGTCGGCAGCAACTAGCCCAAGCGATGGCAAACGCGATCCTCAAATACCTAGGCCGCTTCCAGCCGACCAATAGCGCTCCCGGGACCAACCCCCCGCCTAGCTCCCAACCCAAACCGGGAGGTAACCCGTGA
- the aspS gene encoding aspartate--tRNA ligase encodes MRRTHYCGKVNEQLVGQTVTLEGWVNRRRDLGGLIFIDLRDREGLVQVVVDPGSPAFTEADRVRNEWVVRVQGKVRERPVEQINPKLQSGKVEVVAEGLEVLSEARTLPFQVDAGWRGEEDQGVSEEVRLRNRVVDLRRRRLHQNLRLRHRVIAAIYRFLDQAGFTSVETPYLTRSTPEGARDFLVPSRLAPGHFYALPQSPQLFKQMLMVAGYDRYFQIARCFRDEDLRADRQPDFTQLDMEMSFVEQEDILAINEQLAAYVVKEALGIELPLPFPRLTYQQAMDTYGSDKPDLRFGLELQEVTALFAGGEFRAFAGVETVKCLVVPTLLSRREIEELAALAKSKGAAGLAWAKFEGGELSGGIAKFIPAALLEQVRPSDGQTLLFVAGPWRKAVESLGAVRLELGRRLGLIGPGYRFLWVVDFPLLEWDEESGRWTYMHHPFTSPNLDDLPLLESDPGKVRAYAYDLVFNGLEVGGGSIRIHRRDLQERMFALLGISLAEAQEKFGFLLEALSYGAPPHGGIAWGLDRFIATLAGEESIREVIAFPKNKEGRETLTGAPSPVSPAQLAELGIVCKPTE; translated from the coding sequence ATGCGCCGTACGCACTACTGTGGCAAAGTCAACGAACAACTGGTAGGACAAACCGTAACCCTAGAGGGTTGGGTTAACCGCCGACGCGATCTCGGCGGGCTGATCTTTATAGACCTGCGCGACCGGGAGGGCCTGGTTCAAGTGGTGGTGGACCCGGGTAGCCCGGCTTTTACCGAGGCCGACCGGGTGCGCAACGAGTGGGTAGTGCGCGTACAGGGAAAAGTTCGGGAGCGGCCCGTAGAACAGATCAACCCAAAGCTCCAGTCCGGTAAGGTCGAGGTCGTGGCCGAGGGCCTGGAGGTTCTCTCCGAGGCCCGCACTCTCCCCTTTCAGGTGGATGCGGGATGGCGCGGGGAGGAAGACCAGGGTGTGAGCGAGGAGGTGCGGCTTAGGAACCGGGTGGTAGATCTGCGGCGTAGGCGCTTGCACCAAAACCTGCGGCTGCGCCACCGGGTGATCGCGGCCATTTACCGGTTTCTTGATCAAGCAGGCTTCACTAGCGTGGAGACCCCCTACCTAACCCGCAGTACGCCAGAGGGAGCCCGCGACTTTTTGGTACCTTCGCGACTTGCACCCGGCCACTTCTACGCCCTGCCGCAATCGCCCCAGCTTTTCAAGCAGATGCTGATGGTGGCGGGGTATGACCGCTACTTCCAGATCGCCCGCTGCTTCCGCGACGAGGATTTACGGGCCGACCGCCAACCGGACTTCACCCAGCTGGATATGGAGATGTCCTTTGTGGAGCAGGAAGACATCCTTGCCATCAACGAGCAGCTCGCCGCTTATGTGGTGAAGGAGGCGCTGGGCATCGAACTCCCCCTCCCCTTCCCCCGGCTCACCTACCAGCAGGCGATGGATACCTACGGCTCGGACAAGCCGGACTTGAGATTTGGCCTCGAGCTCCAGGAGGTAACCGCGCTGTTCGCAGGGGGCGAGTTTCGCGCTTTCGCCGGTGTCGAGACGGTGAAGTGCCTGGTGGTCCCCACCCTGCTTTCGCGCCGGGAGATCGAAGAGCTGGCGGCCCTGGCTAAATCCAAGGGGGCCGCTGGGCTGGCTTGGGCCAAGTTCGAGGGGGGTGAGCTTAGCGGGGGCATCGCCAAATTCATCCCGGCAGCCCTGCTCGAGCAGGTCCGGCCCAGCGATGGCCAGACCCTGCTTTTCGTGGCCGGCCCCTGGCGCAAGGCGGTGGAGAGCCTGGGGGCAGTGCGGCTCGAGCTGGGCAGGCGGCTGGGCCTGATCGGACCGGGGTATCGCTTCTTGTGGGTAGTGGACTTTCCCCTTTTGGAATGGGACGAAGAAAGCGGGCGCTGGACCTATATGCACCACCCCTTCACCAGCCCTAATCTGGATGATCTGCCTCTGCTGGAAAGCGACCCCGGTAAGGTGCGTGCCTATGCCTACGACCTGGTGTTCAACGGCCTCGAGGTCGGAGGTGGCTCGATCCGCATTCACCGCCGCGATCTGCAAGAGCGGATGTTTGCGCTCTTGGGGATCAGCCTCGCGGAGGCCCAGGAGAAATTCGGGTTTCTGCTCGAGGCCCTTTCCTACGGAGCGCCGCCGCATGGCGGGATCGCCTGGGGGCTGGACCGCTTCATCGCTACCCTGGCGGGGGAGGAGTCCATCCGCGAGGTGATCGCCTTCCCCAAGAATAAGGAAGGCCGCGAAACCCTCACCGGGGCTCCCAGTCCAGTAAGCCCAGCCCAGCTCGCTGAGCTAGGTATCGTATGCAAGCCCACGGAGTAG